In Ostrea edulis chromosome 6, xbOstEdul1.1, whole genome shotgun sequence, a single window of DNA contains:
- the LOC125648270 gene encoding uncharacterized protein LOC125648270 isoform X1 — MKLKHLIKDLTIMEGFRTSVYSVLLFVVATSSIEIKTQHFREKHLVNQLDKVRHQLRELSTSVAKLRTSTQREACAFGINSDVCTENYIEKMAAHEDNLQGLKTGNPGKRRQTRSAGSPLNLFVEDLLRKNEALQSIEQILNNVSKTVHQEKKRSCTLNLAYHCQTSEYAGLTDLYNYLNSNASPGKRR; from the exons ATGAAATTAAAACATCTGATTAAG GATTTGACAATCATGGAGGGATTCAGGACATCCGTTTATTCCGTGCTTCTATTCGTCGTAGCCACATCGTCAATTGAGATTAAAACACAACATTTTCGAGAAAAACA tttGGTTAACCAACTAGACAAAGTCCGCCATCAGCTACGGGAGTTATCAACATCAGTAGCAAAACTCAGGACCTCCACACAAAG GGAAGCCTGTGCTTTTGGTATCAATTCAGATGTCTGCACGGAAAATTACATAGAGAAAATGGCAGCTCACGAAGACAATTTACAGGGACTCAAGACTGGGAATCCTGGGAAAAGACGCCAAACACGAAGTGCTGGCAGCCCCctgaattt ATTCGTAGAAGATTTGCTAAGAAAAAATGAAGCCTTACAGTCTATTGAGCAGATATTAAATAATGTGTCCAAAACAGTACATCAAGAAAA GAAACGAAGCTGTACCTTGAATTTGGCTTACCATTGTCAAACGTCGGAATATGCAGGACTAACAGATCTTTACAACTATCTCAACAGTAATGCAAGTCCTGGAAAGAGGAGATAA
- the LOC125648270 gene encoding uncharacterized protein LOC125648270 isoform X2 has translation MEGFRTSVYSVLLFVVATSSIEIKTQHFREKHLVNQLDKVRHQLRELSTSVAKLRTSTQREACAFGINSDVCTENYIEKMAAHEDNLQGLKTGNPGKRRQTRSAGSPLNLFVEDLLRKNEALQSIEQILNNVSKTVHQEKKRSCTLNLAYHCQTSEYAGLTDLYNYLNSNASPGKRR, from the exons ATGGAGGGATTCAGGACATCCGTTTATTCCGTGCTTCTATTCGTCGTAGCCACATCGTCAATTGAGATTAAAACACAACATTTTCGAGAAAAACA tttGGTTAACCAACTAGACAAAGTCCGCCATCAGCTACGGGAGTTATCAACATCAGTAGCAAAACTCAGGACCTCCACACAAAG GGAAGCCTGTGCTTTTGGTATCAATTCAGATGTCTGCACGGAAAATTACATAGAGAAAATGGCAGCTCACGAAGACAATTTACAGGGACTCAAGACTGGGAATCCTGGGAAAAGACGCCAAACACGAAGTGCTGGCAGCCCCctgaattt ATTCGTAGAAGATTTGCTAAGAAAAAATGAAGCCTTACAGTCTATTGAGCAGATATTAAATAATGTGTCCAAAACAGTACATCAAGAAAA GAAACGAAGCTGTACCTTGAATTTGGCTTACCATTGTCAAACGTCGGAATATGCAGGACTAACAGATCTTTACAACTATCTCAACAGTAATGCAAGTCCTGGAAAGAGGAGATAA
- the LOC125648270 gene encoding uncharacterized protein LOC125648270 isoform X3, with protein MKLKHLIKDLTIMEGFRTSVYSVLLFVVATSSIEIKTQHFREKQEACAFGINSDVCTENYIEKMAAHEDNLQGLKTGNPGKRRQTRSAGSPLNLFVEDLLRKNEALQSIEQILNNVSKTVHQEKKRSCTLNLAYHCQTSEYAGLTDLYNYLNSNASPGKRR; from the exons ATGAAATTAAAACATCTGATTAAG GATTTGACAATCATGGAGGGATTCAGGACATCCGTTTATTCCGTGCTTCTATTCGTCGTAGCCACATCGTCAATTGAGATTAAAACACAACATTTTCGAGAAAAACA GGAAGCCTGTGCTTTTGGTATCAATTCAGATGTCTGCACGGAAAATTACATAGAGAAAATGGCAGCTCACGAAGACAATTTACAGGGACTCAAGACTGGGAATCCTGGGAAAAGACGCCAAACACGAAGTGCTGGCAGCCCCctgaattt ATTCGTAGAAGATTTGCTAAGAAAAAATGAAGCCTTACAGTCTATTGAGCAGATATTAAATAATGTGTCCAAAACAGTACATCAAGAAAA GAAACGAAGCTGTACCTTGAATTTGGCTTACCATTGTCAAACGTCGGAATATGCAGGACTAACAGATCTTTACAACTATCTCAACAGTAATGCAAGTCCTGGAAAGAGGAGATAA